Proteins found in one Salmo salar unplaced genomic scaffold, Ssal_v3.1, whole genome shotgun sequence genomic segment:
- the LOC123735258 gene encoding NACHT, LRR and PYD domains-containing protein 1 homolog isoform X1, with amino-acid sequence MLVLVQDSTHWLQIEPFTSTVQGVTMFRHRTPKGSYECTVSGLRWLCERDVILKYHFRNCEPYSHLLKDMQYTQGGPLLDITMELGELEEVHLPHFVCLGTNPSLRNEMKILHVEEHGVSLEEVHEVTRFHAKILHPKFSLISVILRLLSWNVDVHCDVVLYMAVKRSTVISRLYLLLRNSSQKEAIQEREKNQVSQGYSELVLSSPNGPLKLNSWFALKNSHSTSINPEKIQLLPADTTPSCCKMIIINTGVDIEMELIGDDERTVWRDMVPIDEYITETHSTSAVLGAGRPAESSLTGSTKLQLRSLRTEFVKRVSRPVLNELLDGLLQHTVINQEEMESVKVIAERAEKARDIIDMVLRKGTESSSRMINLLGELDPCLWSQLQINSVGVPT; translated from the exons ATGCTTGTCCTTgttcaggactccacacactggctTCAGATTGAACCCTTTACTTCCACTGTCCAGGGAGTGACAatgttcag ACACAGGACACCCAAAGGGAGTTATGAGTGCACAGTGTCTGGGCTCCgctggctgtgtgagagagatgtcatTCTGAAGTATCACTTCAGGAACTGTGAACCCTACAGTCACCTTCTGAAAGACATGCAGTACACACAAGGTGGTCCATTGCTGGACATCACTATGGAGTTAGGTGAATTGGAGGAAGTTCATCTGCCACACTTTGTCTGTTTAG GGACCAACCCTTCCCTGAGGAATGAGATGAAGATTCTTCATGTAGAGGAACATGGAGTGTCTTTAGAGGAAGTGCATGAGGTCACCAGATTCCATGCTAAGATTCTCCATCCCAAGTTCTCACTTATCTCTGTTATACTAAGATTACTGTCTTGGAACGTAGATGTCCACTGTGACGTGGTCCTCTATATGGCAGTTAAAAGGTCAACAGTCATTTCAAGGCTGTACCTGCTCCTCAGAAACTCCAGTCAGAAAGAG GCTATTCAGGAACGGGAGAAAAATCAGGTGTCCCAAGGATATTCGGAATTGGTCCTGTCAAGTCCAAACGGGCCCTTAAAGCTGAACAGTTGGTTTGCACTCAAGAATTCCCACTCCACTTCCATCAATCCAGAG AAGATTCAGCTGTtacctgcagacaccacaccaagcTGTTGTAAGATGATTATAATAAACACAGGGGTTGACATTGAGATGGAGTTAATCGGGGATGATGAGAGGACTGTATGGAGAGATATGGTACCAATAG ATGAATACATCACTGAAACCCATTCAACTA GTGCTGTGTTGGGGGCAGGGCGTCCGgctgagagcagtctgactggttCTACAAAACTGCAGCTGCGTTCTCTACGGACAGAGTTTGTGAAACGAGTGTCAAGACCTGTCCTGAATGAACTGCTGGACGGActcctgcaacacacagtcatcaacCAGGAGGAAATGGAGTCAGTGAAGGTGATAGCTGAGAGGGCAGAGAAGGCACGTGACATCATCGACATGGTGTTGAGAAAAGGAACTGAGTCAAGTTCTAGGATGATCAACCTTCTTGGGGAGCTGGACCCCTGTCTTTGGTCACAGCTTCAGAtcaacagtgttggggtaccaacctaa
- the LOC123735258 gene encoding NACHT, LRR and PYD domains-containing protein 1 homolog isoform X2, with product MLVLVQDSTHWLQIEPFTSTVQGVTMFRHRTPKGSYECTVSGLRWLCERDVILKYHFRNCEPYSHLLKDMQYTQGGPLLDITMELGELEEVHLPHFVCLGTNPSLRNEMKILHVEEHGVSLEEVHEVTRFHAKILHPKFSLISVILRLLSWNVDVHCDVVLYMAVKRSTVISRLYLLLRNSSQKEAIQEREKNQVSQGYSELVLSSPNGPLKLNSWFALKNSHSTSINPEKIQLLPADTTPSCYEYITETHSTSAVLGAGRPAESSLTGSTKLQLRSLRTEFVKRVSRPVLNELLDGLLQHTVINQEEMESVKVIAERAEKARDIIDMVLRKGTESSSRMINLLGELDPCLWSQLQINSVGVPT from the exons ATGCTTGTCCTTgttcaggactccacacactggctTCAGATTGAACCCTTTACTTCCACTGTCCAGGGAGTGACAatgttcag ACACAGGACACCCAAAGGGAGTTATGAGTGCACAGTGTCTGGGCTCCgctggctgtgtgagagagatgtcatTCTGAAGTATCACTTCAGGAACTGTGAACCCTACAGTCACCTTCTGAAAGACATGCAGTACACACAAGGTGGTCCATTGCTGGACATCACTATGGAGTTAGGTGAATTGGAGGAAGTTCATCTGCCACACTTTGTCTGTTTAG GGACCAACCCTTCCCTGAGGAATGAGATGAAGATTCTTCATGTAGAGGAACATGGAGTGTCTTTAGAGGAAGTGCATGAGGTCACCAGATTCCATGCTAAGATTCTCCATCCCAAGTTCTCACTTATCTCTGTTATACTAAGATTACTGTCTTGGAACGTAGATGTCCACTGTGACGTGGTCCTCTATATGGCAGTTAAAAGGTCAACAGTCATTTCAAGGCTGTACCTGCTCCTCAGAAACTCCAGTCAGAAAGAG GCTATTCAGGAACGGGAGAAAAATCAGGTGTCCCAAGGATATTCGGAATTGGTCCTGTCAAGTCCAAACGGGCCCTTAAAGCTGAACAGTTGGTTTGCACTCAAGAATTCCCACTCCACTTCCATCAATCCAGAG AAGATTCAGCTGTtacctgcagacaccacaccaagcTGTT ATGAATACATCACTGAAACCCATTCAACTA GTGCTGTGTTGGGGGCAGGGCGTCCGgctgagagcagtctgactggttCTACAAAACTGCAGCTGCGTTCTCTACGGACAGAGTTTGTGAAACGAGTGTCAAGACCTGTCCTGAATGAACTGCTGGACGGActcctgcaacacacagtcatcaacCAGGAGGAAATGGAGTCAGTGAAGGTGATAGCTGAGAGGGCAGAGAAGGCACGTGACATCATCGACATGGTGTTGAGAAAAGGAACTGAGTCAAGTTCTAGGATGATCAACCTTCTTGGGGAGCTGGACCCCTGTCTTTGGTCACAGCTTCAGAtcaacagtgttggggtaccaacctaa